The following is a genomic window from Apodemus sylvaticus chromosome 10, mApoSyl1.1, whole genome shotgun sequence.
TTTTAATTAGCATgaccttttaaaatctatttcaaattttaagtCACAATGCAACATAAGTTGTCTATCTTTGGTCCAAAATACGTGGGATCAAAAGTATTTTAGGTCTCAGGATTTCTCATATTTcagaacatgtttttttttctgtaaagtaAAACAACTTGCAATGAAACcaaacataaatgtaaaataaatttgtgtgttttatatgtaACTCGTACATATAACCTAAAAATAACTTCATGCAATATTTTAGTTCACTCAAGTGTTGATTGCTATCCGCCTGGTAAAGTCAATTCTGAAATGTTCTACCTGTGGTATCATGTTGGTACTTGTCAATATGAGATTTTGGGAATTACCTTAGACTTTTGATTTTCCTTCCAGGGAGCTCACACTGTAATACCATATTCATTTGTTGATTAATGGTTCTGGCTTTGACTGTTTGGAGTTCATTCTGGTTGATTTTGTGGGCATCTCCTCACAGTTCATGCCTTTATTCCCTCCCCTGACCTGTACTCCAAGATGCCATGAACCTAAAGTAAGTCATCTTCTTACCCAGCACCAGATCACAAATGAGATATGTTGGACCAGAAGTACAGCATAACTTAGAACTTTGGTGCAAACACTAGATGGTATGTTTGAATCGGAGTGGGGTTGGAGCACGGTTAGTAGCACCATACTGCAGACTAAGCCTAGGGCCTCTAGAACCCTTGGCTAATATCTAGACTGAGCTACATTCCCTGATGTGCTGGCTTGAATGAGCAATGCCCTCAATAGGCTctggtatttgaacacttggtaccCAGTTGGTGGCACTAATTTGGAAGGCTATGGAACCTTTGAGGGGTAGAgcattgctggaggaagtatgtcattggttGTGGGCCTCGAAGCTTTGTAATCTGCCCTCACTCCCtgttcttcctctgtgtcctttgtGGGGATGAAATGTCTTTCTctgcatgtaatgcttctgtAACTTTTCTCCTCTAAGTCATTTTTTGGTCAgggcatttcatcacagcaacagaaaaataatgaatattccAGCAAAGGGTGCCATGTTGAAAATGGCTCCAGCAGAACTCTGAGACTCACACATAGTCTAAACAACCACGTAGAAAGTTAAGAATCCCCGGAGAGATGAAACCCATGAGCCAAAAAGGCTGTGTCCAAAACCGAGTCATTTGCTGACAGGGGAAGTTCCAGAAAGTGTTGCTTCTTCCCACCAGCAGTACCACAGAAGAACCACAATAGACTCTGGGAGTTCGCCTCCCTAGCCTGTACCAAGAAGAGCTCCCTGGGACATTGACAGAGGGCTATGGGACTGGCTATGGAATGCACACTTGGAGAGACTGAGGGAGGTCATTTATGGGGCTCTAGATGTCCTGACCCAGGTTAACTCCAGGTCTGTGGTTTGTCCAGATACAGGTGTGTCTGAAGTACTGTACAGAGGGAGGGACAGTCATCTGTTTCAATAACCACTGAGGTCAAACATTTCTCCTGTCATTGGTTTTCAAATAGTTGCTTCCCCCACAAAGGGTTATTAGTACTGAACAAAGATTGTCCATATGGTGCCCTCAGTGTCTAGGCTGAGGGAAAGGGGGTTCGTGGACCAGCCCTGAAGTCTACTAACTCAAGCCCTAGAAAAAATAGCCAGGGTCCTTTGTGGAGGTCTTGTGTATACCCACGTctctttaaagtttttattgttttatttaaaattagtgAATATAACCTATAAAGAATGATGAGTTTCGATATGACTTTTTAGCAAATGTACATACTACAATTATATACTTTTACTCCTTCAGAGCATAACATTCTTTTTATGACAAATCATGACTTATCTAAGATGAGGGAGGTGGAATGAATTTTTCCCCTTTTGACTCATGACCCTTTGATGAACCCACTGACTATCCTCACCtcctctttaattattttaatattgtagAGTGGGGACCATGTGTGCCACAGAAcacttgtggaggtcaggggacatcTCTGAGCATCAGTTCTCTCTGTCCATGGTGTGATCCAGGGATCCACCCAAGTGGTCAGTTTGTACagcaagctatctctccagccccgtattCTCCTTGTTACACATGTTCCGATGTCCCTCAGATGCTATAGTAATATGAGACACCTATGTTTTCAGAGAATCACTGCTTCCAGCAGAGACTTGAAGGGACAGGACGGATTGCATCTGAGACACAGATGCTGTCTGAGGCTTCTACTGCCCATTCCTGTCTAGTACCTGTGCTCAGTAGGAAACACCGAAAAGtcaggttgtgtgtgtatgtgtatctgggAGAGCTCATAAAGAATCATATCCTGAGCTGTGACAGGTAACGAGACACAGGAAGAGGCACCTGAGCAGCAACATACTATGACCTGTTGCAGCTTGGATCCTGGAGCCCTGACACAGGGTGATGAAGCAATGAAGAAAGAGCAGACAATGTAAAGGAAAGCTAGGATCAAGCAAACTTTTGCTCACTCTGATGGAGTGCCCCAATTACCACCACACCCCAGAACCTCAGTATGTTTATTACTAACTACACAGGGGCAGTGGTTAGCTAATCTCCATAGGAGATCTCTGTAGGTGAGCTGTCTCAGGTTGTTAACATGCTAGAGAAGAAAGCTatagttgatggtttagtcagggtttctattcctgcacaaacatcatcaccaagaagcaagttggggaggaaagtgtttattcagctgacaccttccatactgctgttgatcaccaaaggaattcaggactggaactcaggcaggtcaggaagcatgagctgatgcagaggccatggagcgatgtttcttactggcttgcctcccctggcttgctcagtctactcttttatagaacccaagactaacaGCTCatggatgacaccacccacaaggactaggcccttcccccttgatcattaattgagaaaatgccccacagttggatctcatggaggtacttccccaactgaagctcctttctctgtgataactccagcctgtgtcaagttgacacacaaaactagccagtacagttcaTAATCTTTGCACAAGCTGGTCACTCACTTACACTTGGATCTCCAAGGAAAGCTTTGACATGCCCATTGAGCCTTACCTCCCTCTACATGGAGTCCTCTACATGGCTGTACCCGAGCCAACAAAACACATTTACACAGGATTTCCTCTGCTCCCTACAGCAATGAAGAAGCACTTACAATAGAGATGATCATTCTATAATTAAAAGTCCATAGTTGTTAAGATCCAGGAAAACTAGTCTTTCTATGTAAGTCACTGGGATAACTGAGGCCTCTGGGACCTGAAACTCTGAAGAGGATTCTCTGTAAATCCTCTGAAGTCCCTGGTTCACTGTGGGAATGATTTAGATGATTGTTGGATATTTCGCCAGataaataagtttaaatatttcGAAACTTAAAATTTTCTTGACTATAGAGTGAATACCTTAAACCAATTGTGTAAAGATATAACAATTTGTTGTTTTGGAGAATAATAACCTCTTGTCAATTTCAGATTTTAAAGGGTGACAATGATCACAGAGCCCTAATTCCAGGAATGATCACGGTGACCCTTGAAGATGAACAAAACATGAGCTCTAGGAGTCCTCTCAGTTCTAAAAGTTTAGAATACTAAGATCGGAGAATTATCTTCCTCAGGGCTCCTTTAATGTCACgattcctcaggctgtagatgaaggGATTGACCATGGGTGTCACCACTGTGAAGATGACGGTGGCCACTGTGTCCTGTATTGAATATGTAGATGAAGGGTGCATATAGATGCCCAGGATCGCCCCGTAGAAGAGAGAGACTACAGTGAGGTGAGACCCACATGTAGACAGGGCTTTCCTTATTCCATGGGCAGATTTTAACTTCAGAACCTTGGAGAAGATGTAGGCATAGGAAACAATAATGCATGTAAATGGAGTCAGAAATACCAGTCCGCCAATGGTGAAGACCATCAGGTCATTGATGAAGGTGTCAGAACAAGAGAGCTTCAGGATAGGGTAGgggtcacagaagaagtggtgCACTGCATTGTGAGAACAGAAGGTGAGTCGTACCATGAGGAGAGTATGCAAGAGAGCATGCAGGTTTGTGATGGCCCATGATATGGCCACCAGGAGGACACACAGTCTGGGCCTCATCATCATGGTGTAGTGGAGAGGgtgacagatggccacatagcggtcataggccatcacaCTCAGGAGGAAGCCATCCATGTTGCTGAATGTGATGAAGAAATAGATCTGGATCATACACCCCATGTAAGAGATGGACTTGCTTCCCAACACATGGTTCACCAGAGCCTTGGGGACAATGACAGATGGAGCACTAATGTCAACACTGGAGAGGTTGGCCAAGAAGaaatacatgggtgtgtggagatgAGAGTCACAGATGATGGCCAGGATGATGAGAAGGTTCCCAGAAATTGTGACCAAGTACATCCATAAGAACATCCCAAATACAACCTCTTCTTTCTCTGACTGTCCAGTGAGTCCCAGGAGGATGAATTCTGTGACCGTTGTCTGATTGTTCACATCCATGTCTGTGGAGAACAGTTTTGTCATGCAGTCAGATCATTTACTAACATAGTGATAAGGATGAGAACGAACTAAAACCAAATTGTCTCTTTtgtaattttaaacaaaatcctGGTTAGTTTCAACCTGTTTCATTTATAAGTGGCTATAGTTTTGTAAACTACTCCTACTGGCTTGTCCcaaacttttttgctttttttcacaATATTAAGTTTAGTCTAATGATTGAGGTAATATAATTTACCTTATGGATAAAGAAACAAACCAGTTAGAGCTGTAATGCAATTAATCAGTTacatattacaaaagaaaattcaaaacaatctGGTGATTTTCCTTTTACCATATAAACacacgtgtgtgtctgtgagt
Proteins encoded in this region:
- the LOC127695209 gene encoding olfactory receptor 1361-like; the protein is MDVNNQTTVTEFILLGLTGQSEKEEVVFGMFLWMYLVTISGNLLIILAIICDSHLHTPMYFFLANLSSVDISAPSVIVPKALVNHVLGSKSISYMGCMIQIYFFITFSNMDGFLLSVMAYDRYVAICHPLHYTMMMRPRLCVLLVAISWAITNLHALLHTLLMVRLTFCSHNAVHHFFCDPYPILKLSCSDTFINDLMVFTIGGLVFLTPFTCIIVSYAYIFSKVLKLKSAHGIRKALSTCGSHLTVVSLFYGAILGIYMHPSSTYSIQDTVATVIFTVVTPMVNPFIYSLRNRDIKGALRKIILRS